In Taeniopygia guttata chromosome Z, bTaeGut7.mat, whole genome shotgun sequence, the sequence tttgtgttggggtttttttagctgttttctGTAACTTCACAAAAGTCACTGCAGCTCTGGCCTATAATGCCACAAGAAATACACAAGATAATTTACTTCCCTTGACAAAACGGATCAAGGAAATGGAAGAAGAGCAGATTAACTGTTCTCCTTTAAAATCTAATACAGCAAATAATTCACTCTATGACAGCATATGAACTGGAACCAACTTATTTGTAAAGAGCTCTTGGAAGCTGCCCACTAGCCACACACAGAAGGGGTGGAGTGCTATAGCTTCCCCAAGTGGGCTGACTACTTTCTCCAAGTGTGTGGCTGTGTTAACATCTAAGGTCAGAAGAGAAAACCTTGCATGGTCTGGCGtgattttgaaacaaaataaagaaaaacaaagtcttCCCCTGACCTAAGCAAGCAGCAAGCACTGGCAAAAAGTAGGGAGCTTTGTGGACAATGGCAGCAGCCTTAACTTTGGCTCCATCTCTTTAGAGACAAGAATGACAAGAAGAAACCAATCTATGAGTGGAAATGGCAGCTCTTGACATGTTCACTGCATTTTTTAGAGTCCATCAGAGAGGGGTGACATACCTATGGTGTGATGTTATCCAGGTCCCTCCTCACCTCAAGACAGAGGTTTTTACAAGAAAGGCTATGCAGTGTTGCCTCCCTTCTCTGACACATACAAGGGGAAACAATACCAAGCAAGCCCATGAGAGCAGCCAGCTTGCTTTCAAAAGGTTTTCAAGCTTCCCTTAAAACACTGGCAGCAGAGGAAACATGTTGCAAACCACAGACAACAACATTTTAAGTgaacaaaagttttaaaacattttctttcctggaCTGCCAGCACTATTGAAAGTtaccttttcctctctttattAAAGAGCGTAAGAGGTAAGATACTGCAGATCTATTGTCTGAGCAAAAAAAGACACAATTAAAGCTGCTGGATACATCCTGGAAAAGGCTTGTGAATTCCACAATCACTctaaaaatgtggttttgttgtGAGTCCCAAAAAGCCTGTAATTTCCAGGAAAACTGAGAGAGCAATAAATAAACTAAACAAATACATTATCAGGGCAGATTACAGTTAAACAGTGCATAAAAACCAACAACCTACTTGTCAGGACTTTGCCTCCGCATTAGCTCCTGGCCACTGGAAACTAACCCAGCAAACAGATTTCAGGATTTCAACTAAGGGACACCAGGGAGACACAGTATTTGTTATTTGGGTTATTCAAAGTGTGACTGTAACTCCTCCCTATGCACACAAGATGCAAATCCCAAGGCCTTTTTATCAGAAAACACTGCTAGACTTTGGCTACGTGAAATGTTGCTGAAACTAAATGTCTGTCCCTTGGGATGCAGGGGCTGCTATTACAGCCAAAAAAACCAGCCTGGAACACCAAATCAAAAACAAACGTTAGAGGAACTGGGTAACAACTGGAAGCTTTTCAAGCAACACTCTACACAAAACAAAAGCTGCAAAAAACTGGAGAGAAAGTTTGGATAGCTCCTGACATACAGCAGTGCAGAAGAACACAGCAAGAATCCACTTGGTTCTGCTAAGTAAGAGAATAAAGTTTTAGTATGGAAGAACTGAACCTACAGTTCTCTGAGAACTGAGAGCTGGATCAATATCAGATACACTTAAGAGAGATCAAAAAGGATTGGAGGCATTAAAAATTGACTAAAAGTGTCCAAGAAAGAGCATCCAGGGAGCTGAATGTGCAGGGTCAGCTTCAGTGCTCTGATCTAACAGGTCTGCACAGGGAAAAACAAAGATGCCACAAAATTACATGTCAGCTAGGTAGGGAAATGATGTTATTTCTCCCACAGACAAGGGCAAGGTTTAGACAGACAAGCACTACCCATCTTTCAACAGCAATTTGCAATATTGTTATCATCACCATTTGCCATCATTGCATCTCTCCAGGGGTTCCTCATGCTGCGGCTGAAATAACAGGGCAAAAGAGATGTGTGCACCTCAATCACGCTCAGAGAAACTCAAACATCTGTGGGAGGGAGAGCACAAACAGAAAATACCAAGCAGGAAAGCCTAAGGCATGGGTTGGGACTCTCTCCTGCCAGGAAACTTtgggaaaggacagggacagaaaGCTAACACAGGTAATTTTTAAAGCTCCTTGATGAGCTTCTGGTCAGAGACAGCCTGGTGGAAATCCTCCAAACCACCTCCCTGATCTACCCAGTTTGTCAGCTCCCTCAAACGCTTTCCCTCTCACTCCTTTCTTTCCCTGACTTAAAAAAGAGACAAACTGAACAGAAAATGTAGCTTTAGAGCTGTTTTGGAATTAAAAGGTAATTCAACATCTCTATTATGCTGACCCTAGACAGAAGCCAGAAGTGTGGACACAATCACCAACACAGCAAATGGCCAAGCTTGTATATAATGTGCACAACATTTGTAAAACTGAAGCAAATATGTACCAGCCCTAAAGGCCAACCATTAACAGGCCAACCATTTTCTCTCTCAGTAATGCAGTTCAACAGCCTCATCTGGAGTACCAGGGGGACTTTCTGCAActtacagaaccacagaataacctgagctggaagggacccatcaggattATCAAgcccaactcctggccctgcatagGACATACGCAACAATCACAGCATGTACCTGAGATCATTGTCCAAATGCCTTCTGAACTCtgccaggcttggtgctgtgatcacttccctggggagcctgttccagtgacCGACCACCTTCAGGATAAAGCTTTTCCCGATATCCAACCTCAacctgccctgacacagcttcatggACTTAATTACACCAGTCAGTGGTTTCTCTCTGTGTCAGAGCTCCCCTCGTTCAGCAACTAATAATGCCCAGAAGCATCACAGGGTAGGGCATGAACAACGAGAACAGAAAGTCATTACCAACTATTGATCCTTCTGAAAATTATAACCAAACTCCAAAGACCCACTTAAAGTAAGGAAACAACTTGTTCCTTCAAGTTAGTGctaaaaattaggaaaaagcCACTTCCCAGAATGATTCCAGCTGCAGTAATGAAAGTGAAATCAGCCGTTTCCTCTGCACACTGACATGACTTTTTGCCACCATCCTTGCGAAATCGCTTCCCAGATAAAACCTGTCAGCAATTTCCTACCAATCTGAACATCTGATTCACAGACTGAACTGCTTTTCCCAGGCAggtattaaaggaaaaaagtcataaaatgtttttatccCCAAGTGAAGTATCTGATGTATGTATTGACTGCAGACTCTGAAACAAGACAACTATGGGGGGAGTTTTAGACACATTTTGGAGAAGCCAAGTTTTCAACATTATTtcagacaggctgggagaggaaaACAGGGATCCCTTCAAAACTCACATTCTCTTAGCTTTTGGAATGCTACTTGCCATGCTGAAGCTCAGTTCAGCAAGATGGCTGCCAGCAGTTGTGACAAAAAAATGGCATCTAAAAAGTAATTGTGTTCCAGCTGCAAACTAACTTTTCCTGGCTCCTGCGTGGGTGAGAAAAACTTTGCTGAAGTAGAAatccctttttaaaaacactgctAACCTCATCCACCTGCCCAACGGGGATCTGGGAATGTTACTTCCAGTGCAGACACAGAACGTCTGGCGCACCTCGGTGGAACTGACCCCGCAGGGCCAAGCAGGTTTAAATTCCAGgagttgttaaaaaaaaaaaggaaaacatactCGAAGAACACCAAAAGACACTAAAAGTGCCTCTAGAGAAGTCAAAAAGTCACTTTGAGTATTCTTGGGTTGGGAAAATTTATTTTCGGTTTCTATTTTACTCCGCTCAAAATGCACGTGGGCTGCGTGCAGAGACTGCTACTCATTCCTGAGGAGCATGGAAGACGATCCTCAGCCTGTAAGTGAGCAGAGCCAACAAGAGTGAGGCAAGACACCCGAGACGGAAACACCGCCGACCGCCTCGGCCATGCCCGGCACAATATGTCCGCCTCGGCTAGCGCCGAGTCACTCGCCAGCCGCGGCTCCAGGGCCGCTGCGAGCAGGAGGAGCCCCGGACGGGTGCGGAAACAAAGCGCTCCGCAGAGCAGGgcccgcggggcgggcggcctAGGCCCGGCGACGGCACGGCGAgaggcccggcccggcctcgCCCCCCGCCATGACTCGACACTTCCCGGCCAGGCCCGGCCGCGGCGGGGCGCAGGCGGGAAGCGGCTCATTCCCGTTCCGGCGCCGCCTCCGCCTGCCTGGAGCCCGCGGGCCGCCCGGGTGAAGCGGGCAGGCCGGACCGGGCCCAGGCCGCGGCGGGGCCTAgccgcggggagcggcggggcccgcACTTACTCGGATCCCGAGGCCATGGCGCTgcggggaggggagaggggcggcgggcggcggctcCTCGGGCGGGCGGGGGTCCGGAGGGTCGCGGGGGTCGCGAGCGGCGGGCGGAGGGCTCGGGGCGTCCGCGCTGCTTGAGCCTCAGCGCCGACTCATCGGCGAGGGGAGCCCCGCCCACACCGCCTCGCCTGCCTAGCAACAGCGTGCACCGGCCAATCGGAAATTCCGGCCGGCCGCCGTCTCGGCCAATCGGAGACGGCGAAAGAGAAAGAGACCGAGGGCTCCGCCTTAGCCGTGCccctctgtgtgctctggcCAATCGTCACCAGCCAGGCGCCACTTCCCTCAGCCAATCGCAGTGCGGCTCTCCCTCCGAGCGACAGCTCCGGACGGCCAATGGCGAAGAGCCACCGACGGGGCCATGCGGGAGGGAAGTCCCGTCTCCATAGCCGCCGCTGATTGGGCAGCTCCCGAGGGCAGGGCCAATCGGAGGGGGCGTGGTGCGCACGCGCGCCTCTCCCCGCCCCCAGAGCAGCTTCGTTGCAGCTGGCGGTCAGTGCGCAGCTGCGGGCCCGCCCTGCCGTGGGCTCCGGCGCTGCCCGGCCGGCCTCCCGCGCTCCGGGAGCCtgggctgccacagctcctctggcagcccctgtgcacctcagcaccctcacagcgAAACATCTGCTCACTCCCTTGCGTGAGAGCAAGAACAGCTTGGGTTGGCAGGGATCTCAAAGATCCTTTTCACGCCCCTCCACACCCcgcactggagcaggctgttcGGAGCCCCATTCCACCTGACCACGAACACTTTccaggatggggcatccacagcttctctgagcagctccctcagcctttcctcacagcagaggcGCTCcctccctctgatcatcttggtggcctcctctgggctgactccagcaggtccctgtccctcccgtgctgggagctcagggctggatgcagggctccaggtgggtctcagcagagcagagcagaggggcagaatcccctccctcccctgctgcccacggggctctggatgcagcccaggatattCCAAGGTGTTTTTCTGGAGGAATTGCAGGACAAAGCCCACCCAAagcccctctctgtccctccagcattcagaggctgcagcagctcctacTTTGCACTCCTCCAGAGTTCTGTCATACCCGCTTTCCTCTCCCCTCACTCCTTGGAGCTCCTAAGCACCCATTCTCTCTTGTGGGAGGCGAGGCTTCCCAAAGGCTTGGGTAATGGGGTCGGGGACCTTCCTCATACAAAAAAAGCTCCACCAGAAAACTGGGCAGGGACATGTGCTCCTTCAGCACTGAGGGTGAGGGGCCTCGAGCTATGGCATTGGCACAGACCCTCAGGACCACAGGGGACACACAGGTGTGGGTCTGGACACTGCTACTATCTCTGGCCAGTGCAGCATTGTGAAATTCAGACCTCAGAGCCGCATACCTCAGACAAAACCACTTCTCTGGGCTCCAAGGCACAGTAACCAAGCAAAAAGCCAGTAtgcaaagcacagaaaggacagACCAGCAGCTACCTGGAGCCCAagtgcagagccagccccaccatgcacagggcacagaggaTGAAGGTATCTCTGCCCTTGATCTCTCACACACCCAGGGCACACAGCCCATGGGCTCTCAGTAGCTGGAGGCAGTGTCAAGGCCATGACTGCAACATTTCACTCTGGAAAAAAGAGTATGGAAAAACCCAAAGCTAAAcagagctggggttttttttattagaaaaggAGAACTATTCTGTTTCGGTCTTTTGGGAATCTAGCTTCATCATGGAGTAATTCTGAATCTTGAGGGAGTTATTGAAGGCCCTTGTGCCAGCCAGGTGCAGGGAGACCTCAGCAGGTGGGTATGGTGGGCATGACCAGGTCAgcttggggtgtcctgggttGCTGCCCCAAGGAAATCCTGTATGCTTCCGGCAAGAGATTCACTGTGAGGGAACACTGCTTGCTCCAGACATGAAACCAGGTACAAAGGGAGGGgtctgaaagagaagagaacaTGGTAGCAGTGAGGACTGCAGCATTCCTTTGCCATGCACTGAGACATTTGTTCTGCAGgtctccctcctcttcctgcagcctctgctctccCCATTTGGCTCCATGTCAGATCTTCTGTGCCCCAGGGAgtcccagcagagccacagcctGTGGCCCCTTGGAGCAGTCATCAGGGAAAGCTCCTTGGACACCTAAACTGTCCTCACAGCCTGACAAACAGTTTGCACTGCTGAGATCTCACCCATCCCTCTACACaccttccctgccctggctgctgcccatCGTCTCCAGGGGAGCTCTCAGAGAACTTCAGCCACTGGgcagctgcctcctgctttCGGTTCATCTTCCACAAGGTCTGCACCAGGTAGGAGGCAGCTGCTGGGTCACCTGCAAGGCAGGAAGAAGGATCAGCCCTtagcagaggaggagcaggtcctcagcactgctgtgcatTGCAGGGtattacaaaagaagctcagaagACAGACAAGGGCAACGACTGTAAGGAGAGGTGTAATGGGGAGGaggctgtcctggctgtgtcacagGCTCTAGTTaaccccagggctggcagccaaTGCAGATGGCAtcagccctggggcacagcctgcCACACCTTCTTTGGATACAGACTGGGGTTCTTCTTGCAGGCACGTCTGCACCCCCAGAGGGAACAGCCACAGGTAGGACTGGGACCAGCAGGGCTGACAGATCCTGGTGAAGCTCACACCTCTTCAGCATGTCAGAGCACTCAGCAAGAGAGAGCAGCCCTGTCAGCAGCACTAGCCATGCCTTGGCTGACCTCAAGACATGAATGCTCCCTTTGCAGgcctctgtgctgccaggcatgGGCATGCTGCTTCCTCAGGTAAAGCACAGCTCCACTCCTCTGTTCTGGGAAAGCAGACCCATCTGGGAGAAAGTTGGCTGTACCAGGCTGAGGTTGAGGAAGGAAATTTCCAAACTATCTGAGGGCACAGGTTGTTGTCAGGGTTCTGATATACTCCTCTGACAATAGTTTTGGTCTGTTTCTCCACAGCAAAGAGCTGACCAGGCTCCACAGAAATATCTCTAGTATGTAACATTGCTAGTGGCCCTACTGTTGCCCCTGACACCTGAATAAATGTGGTATAAAGCATAAGAACTTCCTGCTGAAGACAGCAAAGCAGCCCAAGACAAATTGTGAAAATCCCTTGTGTCCCTCACCAAAATGAGCCTCTTACCTGGTGAGATCTGCAAACTGTGCTGGAAATCCAACAGGGCTTCTTTAttcctccccagctccaggaaCTGTGTACCTCGCCCAATGAGAGAGAGCAACCTGATCTTCTGGAGCACCTCCACTTCTGGCTGGAGATTCTCTGCCacaggaacacacacacacacacacacacacacacacacacacacacacacacacacaaacacttgAAGACAGCATCCTCCAGACACTCTCCCTTATTCCCAGCAGGCTGAGCCAGGTTAGCTGGCAGGACAGGCCAAGCATTTACTTGGGCTGCTCATCCTCCAGCTCTGGAGACAGATGGCAAAGCTCAACCTCTCTGCCAGGCCTGAAGAGCTTGGGAGGCAGCAGAAGGGGAGAGTGAAGAATGTCAAGAGCTCAGAGTGTTATATGGCTGTGGTGAACAGTGACCTCAGCAGTAGCCTGGCCTTTGGCTATCCCTCTGCACCACTGGCATAtatattttccccaaaaactgGATTGGAGAAGCTTTCCAGTTCACAGCCCCTTTAACTGCTACCTAGGCAGTGAAGGAGGCAGAGCCAAGGCCAAACTCTGCTCCAAAAGAACCAGCCACTCTCTTCAGTGGCTTTAGCATGGCCCAGAGCTTTGCACCCTGGGACAACTGCCTCTTGCCAAAGTGATGCTGGGCCCGCCACCTTGGCCCTGTACCTGTTGCTGCCAAGCACACAGATCCTGACCCAGCTGAGGCTGCACACAGATCTCACTTATGTGGTGTCCTACCTGTCTGTTTGACTCCAGACCCATGAAGCTGGACACGCAGGAGATCACTGAGGCACCTGTGTGTGGGAGGCCAGAGGAGCTTTGGAGCCACTCCTGGGCTGTCAGGAGTGCCAGGTTATCAGGGCAGCCCCAGCGCCGTGCTGTGTCCTGCCCTGGCCCCACCAtccatttccccttctcccGGCAAGGCTCTATCACCTGCTGAACTGTGTTACAGCTTCCTTGCTCTCGCCCAGCTTGGCccatgcccagccctgctgcaggtatccagctgctctccaggcaaGGCAGCACATGCTCTCCTTCTTCTTAGACAGGAATCCACCCACCAGttctgcccctggcaatgaGGACTCTGtctgctccagcctctcctccaCTCGTAACACCCGTGGAATGAGGTCAGTTGTCCGGCTGATGACCTCCTCACACACAGTTATGGCATCTTGGTGCctcccagcctgctccaagGCAGATGCTGCTTCCAGGAACACCTCTGGGAtcctgggcagagctgagctaCCATCCATGGGAACCTGGGGAGCAAAAGTGACATCagtgctgcagaactgcagagcTCTCTGTCAAGCAGCATGACTCTGTGCATACTGGGAatgtgcagctgctgcccagcaaaGCTCAAGCCCTCTCTCACAGTCATTGGAGCCTGGTGGAGCAGGCAGAAGATGGGAAGGACTCACAGCTCAGCGGAGTCAAGGCTTCAAGTCCCTACTCTGGAAGTGAAAGACACTCAAAATCAGGTTGACAGCTGCTCTCACAGGGAAGGGGAAGCTGTCTCTCCAAACAGCAGGGGTGAGTGCTCTCTGGTGTGACTCCAAAGGCAGACATGCCACAGATTGAGGGTGCCAGCCCCCACTTCATTTCCTTTACATCGGACCCCACCTCATTTCCTTCACATCTCAAACTAGACACTGAAGCCTGCAGTCCAGAGCTGATACCTGGGCCCAGCCCTTAGGAGTGGGTTTGGATCCCTCCAACCCTCATCCTCCAAGTCACCAAGGGAGCTCTTTACCAGCTCTTTACCCACCTGCTGCTGCAAACCCTCCTGAAGGAGAGACAGAAAATCCAGGTAATGTTCCACTGCATCAGCCACCCTGCAACAGGAACAGGACATGTGGTGGAAGGAGAAGTGAAACCTGGATTGCCAGCCCCCAGCCTCTCCCCCTGTTCACAATCTCCATGCTTTGAGCAGACCTATGACAGCAGTACTGAACTGGACCATTTCCAGAAGCACAAGTAAAACTGCAGAGCCCAAACAAGCAGTGTGTTGCAAGCAGACCAGAGGCACTGCTACCTCCCATCCTGGAGACACCGCTGTGCCAGAAGATACTTCACTTCAGAGGGGTAGTGATGGCGAAGGAGGGAAGTGAGTACTGGTGCGTGGACAAGCAGCTCTGTTCGCATGAGGAAATAGGGACtagaggaagcagctgctggagggttTTTTCCCAGAGCCTGtgaaacaggaacagaaaatatgttttctacATCTACACTACACTGGTCAAGTCTCAGGCAGCTGCAATCTTTTGTGACTTCTGACATCTGGAGATGCACCCAGGCAAGCAGAAGTGCTGCACTTCACAAGCACAACTACATTGTTCTCACAGTTGTTTCCATCAAGAGCCATCACACAAGGGCAGGTAGAATTTTCATCTCCACATGGCACCAGGATATTTGCAAGATCACCCAGATCACCTCAGGTTTTTAGTTCAAGGTACTTTGAGCTGCTTGGAACATCATCTCCCATTGCAGCCACAACCTAGTAAGACCATTTGTAAGGAGAGtgttccctctcctctctgTATGTATCTGACAGTTTTCAAACAGCTAAAGAGATAATTCAGGGTCTACCGCTGTAACCTACTTTTCCAGGCAGGCTCACACAGGTAATGCACACTGCCCCACTGCAGCCAAGATCTGCCTTTAAAGGCCTCTTTACTATTACATACTTTACTAAGAGCTTGATGCTTTCTGACCTAAGAGTATAACTTCCCAAGCCACCATGAACATGAACTAGGACCCGAGGTCTTGCCACATCCAAGCATGGTTCTGAGCAGGAATTTCAGATCTCGCTGGACTCCTTCCTGCCCACTTGCTGAAGGCAGCATCATGCTATTTTGGGGACTCCCTCCAGGGTCAAGCAGCCTCCCAGAAGAAATAAGACTGCTTTTAAAGCTCCATGCAGGCTCTGCTGGGAAAAACTCATTCTTGAACTACAGGAACCAGACAAACCTCGTAGAGTAGGGTCAGGGCCTGCAGCTCCGCATCGGTGTCTCCCAGTTTATGGTACACTGTTGCCATGTGGGACAGGGCAGGAAGGCACTGGAAATCAGCCTGGAGGGCCCGTTTCAGATGCTGAAGGGCTGTCTGAGGCTTGCCCTAGGTGGATGGGAAGACATGCATATTGAAAGCACATCCTGCTGATGTTTTTACTGTTTGGTAGAATCCAGATTC encodes:
- the FANCG gene encoding Fanconi anemia group G protein; translated protein: MGGAGGKRRRAMAAAMKRRRGTEPEPERGCLRAWAAHSRALVERCTTARCGGEARRQLRDEFRELLLSIRGLPAALPALPLELTALYNSLLFTVGASDSVVKGEAEGIRQGLFRVLEACGACGEDLGTEELWEKVLQEVTMEELQAPLHRLGALQAAWWLAASQLGSVAGLFQLLSTAKDLGRAHCSEGQNELLSMIKAWQVPPEEASLPLVQSAKDLKEILCTAAAFLQGLQELEAGNLPAALSLLQEAAGGFCSKNILAQIYTCLGCCAQRMGKPQTALQHLKRALQADFQCLPALSHMATVYHKLGDTDAELQALTLLYEALGKNPPAAASSSPYFLMRTELLVHAPVLTSLLRHHYPSEVKYLLAQRCLQDGRVADAVEHYLDFLSLLQEGLQQQVPMDGSSALPRIPEVFLEAASALEQAGRHQDAITVCEEVISRTTDLIPRVLRVEERLEQTESSLPGAELVGGFLSKKKESMCCLAWRAAGYLQQGWAWAKLGESKEAVTQFSRCLSDLLRVQLHGSGVKQTENLQPEVEVLQKIRLLSLIGRGTQFLELGRNKEALLDFQHSLQISPGDPAAASYLVQTLWKMNRKQEAAAQWLKFSESSPGDDGQQPGQGRPLPLYLVSCLEQAVFPHSESLAGSIQDFLGAATQDTPS